One segment of Rubripirellula amarantea DNA contains the following:
- a CDS encoding efflux RND transporter periplasmic adaptor subunit → MLNFNARDHFHHRGSLRTGGLLGGLLVCLIVVGVVAAVGYRFVYAPDDEIDATKLITEVARRGSFDHVVLEQGEVESSVNKEVVCEVKARGMGGVSILWVIDEGTRVKKGDKLVELDTSELELNEKEQRIQVITAEARAATAKAMLEQAIIAKEEYLKGIFTTEERAIESEIQIAEQNKRRATLALQSSERLVFKGLVKALQLDADRYAVANANTQLESAQDRLKVLRDLTKAKFLVQYNSDIAAAEAALSAADSELREERKELDEIIGQIDKCVMYAPSDGVVVHANKFSSRGGNSEFIVEAGATVRERQTIIRLPDPTRMQVNCKINESRITLVKPGMPAKISIDAITGLTLTGRVTKVNRYAEPGSWFSSSIKEYAALVEILNPPESIRTGMTAEVQIFVEQLDNALQIPIQGLYEHGGEMFTLVKRSNKSFETAKVELQATNDTMASIKNGLSEDDRIVLNLREHLSLMNLPEISEVDNSEIREMGAQLRESDAAAAKADADAKAADSVASQGSASGDASEGGEGRRGGGQWSGGGGRQGAGGRPGGEGRPGGEGRAGGEGRAGGGRPGGGEGRAGGGEGRAGGGEGRPGGGGRPGGGGGGRPSGGGGQG, encoded by the coding sequence ATGTTGAACTTCAATGCTCGAGATCATTTCCATCATCGCGGTTCCCTGCGGACAGGCGGATTACTTGGTGGATTGTTAGTGTGTTTGATCGTGGTCGGCGTCGTTGCCGCTGTGGGGTATCGTTTTGTATACGCCCCGGACGATGAGATCGACGCGACCAAGTTAATTACCGAAGTGGCGCGACGGGGGTCATTTGATCACGTGGTGTTGGAACAGGGCGAAGTCGAGAGCAGCGTGAACAAGGAAGTTGTTTGCGAAGTGAAGGCTCGCGGAATGGGTGGCGTCTCGATCCTATGGGTCATCGACGAAGGTACCCGGGTGAAAAAGGGTGACAAGCTCGTCGAGTTGGATACGTCCGAGCTCGAATTGAACGAAAAGGAACAACGCATCCAGGTCATCACCGCGGAAGCTCGCGCGGCCACCGCGAAGGCAATGCTTGAACAAGCCATCATCGCAAAGGAAGAGTACCTAAAGGGTATCTTCACAACTGAGGAACGGGCAATTGAAAGCGAGATCCAAATTGCAGAGCAGAACAAGCGACGTGCGACGCTAGCTCTTCAATCCAGCGAGCGGCTCGTGTTCAAAGGCTTGGTGAAAGCTTTGCAACTCGATGCTGACCGTTATGCGGTTGCCAACGCAAACACTCAGCTCGAATCGGCTCAAGACCGGCTAAAAGTACTTCGCGATCTCACCAAAGCCAAGTTCTTGGTTCAATACAACAGCGACATCGCGGCTGCTGAAGCGGCACTTTCCGCTGCTGACAGCGAGCTGAGGGAAGAACGCAAAGAGCTAGACGAAATCATTGGGCAGATCGACAAGTGCGTCATGTACGCCCCGTCGGACGGTGTGGTTGTTCACGCCAATAAGTTCAGCAGTCGTGGTGGTAATTCAGAGTTTATCGTCGAAGCGGGGGCGACCGTTCGTGAACGTCAAACGATCATCCGATTGCCCGATCCAACTCGCATGCAAGTGAATTGCAAGATCAATGAGTCGCGGATCACTTTGGTCAAACCTGGGATGCCGGCAAAGATCAGCATCGACGCTATCACGGGTTTGACGTTGACCGGTCGAGTGACCAAGGTCAATCGCTACGCAGAACCAGGCAGTTGGTTTAGCTCGTCGATTAAAGAATATGCGGCTCTCGTTGAGATTCTGAATCCACCTGAAAGCATTCGAACCGGTATGACGGCTGAGGTGCAAATCTTTGTTGAACAGCTCGACAACGCGTTGCAGATTCCTATTCAGGGACTTTACGAACACGGTGGCGAGATGTTCACGCTGGTCAAACGAAGCAACAAGTCGTTTGAAACTGCGAAGGTGGAATTGCAAGCGACCAACGACACGATGGCGAGCATCAAAAACGGATTGTCGGAAGACGATCGTATCGTGCTGAACCTTCGAGAGCACCTTTCGCTAATGAATTTGCCTGAGATCAGCGAAGTCGATAATAGTGAGATTCGTGAGATGGGCGCGCAGCTTCGTGAAAGTGATGCGGCGGCGGCCAAGGCCGATGCTGATGCGAAAGCAGCCGATTCGGTCGCATCGCAAGGTTCCGCTTCCGGTGACGCAAGTGAAGGCGGCGAAGGCCGTCGAGGCGGAGGACAGTGGAGCGGCGGCGGTGGACGGCAAGGCGCTGGCGGACGACCCGGTGGTGAAGGCCGACCTGGCGGTGAAGGACGAGCTGGTGGTGAAGGACGAGCTGGTGGCGGTCGACCCGGTGGTGGCGAAGGCCGAGCGGGAGGCGGTGAAGGCAGAGCAGGAGGCGGCGAAGGCCGGCCCGGTGGTGGTGGACGACCCGGTGGCGGCGGTGGCGGTAGGCCAAGCGGCGGCGGAGGACAGGGATGA
- a CDS encoding ABC transporter ATP-binding protein, which yields MSMSEAYATTPLPNHSDESNNEPKRLATSIRKLTKEYVLKSETVRALRGVSFDVPEGDYVAIMGPSGSGKSTLLNLLGCLDKPTSGSLMLGEDDIASMTDDQLAEIRSKRIGFVFQSYNLIQQLSVVENIQVPLYYQGRLGAKERARAVELAELVGLGDRLDHRPTQLSGGQQQRVAIARSLINDPYFVLADEATGNLDSVTTDEILAIFDGLNNEGRTIIMVTHEDDVAERAKRIVRLKDGMLHTDEIVSEERRIAVRARQAQAVKELLARE from the coding sequence ATGAGTATGTCTGAGGCGTATGCTACTACTCCGTTGCCCAATCACAGTGACGAATCGAACAACGAGCCGAAACGGTTAGCGACGTCGATTCGTAAATTGACCAAAGAGTATGTGCTGAAAAGCGAAACCGTTCGCGCCCTGCGCGGCGTTTCGTTTGACGTTCCCGAAGGCGATTACGTTGCGATCATGGGACCGTCGGGGAGCGGGAAAAGTACGCTGCTCAATTTGCTTGGTTGTCTCGACAAGCCCACCAGCGGTTCGCTGATGCTCGGTGAGGACGACATTGCATCGATGACCGACGACCAACTCGCTGAAATTCGCAGCAAGCGAATTGGCTTTGTCTTTCAATCCTACAATTTGATCCAACAGCTCAGCGTTGTTGAAAACATTCAGGTCCCGCTTTATTACCAAGGACGCCTTGGCGCGAAAGAACGAGCGCGGGCCGTTGAACTGGCCGAATTGGTGGGTTTAGGCGATCGACTCGATCACCGCCCCACTCAGCTTTCTGGTGGTCAACAGCAACGTGTGGCGATCGCCCGAAGTTTGATTAACGATCCTTACTTTGTGCTTGCTGACGAAGCGACCGGTAACCTGGATTCCGTAACGACTGACGAAATTTTGGCGATCTTTGACGGTCTCAATAACGAAGGCCGCACGATCATCATGGTGACGCACGAAGACGATGTTGCTGAGCGAGCCAAGCGTATCGTGCGACTTAAAGATGGAATGCTTCACACCGACGAAATCGTAAGTGAAGAACGACGGATCGCGGTTCGGGCGCGGCAGGCGCAAGCTGTGAAAGAGTTGCTTGCCCGCGAGTAG